A single Leptospira barantonii DNA region contains:
- a CDS encoding DUF1292 domain-containing protein — MNDLSQDEESREHEEQSQETVQLLDEDGNPHSFIVSEALEIDENQYLLLSPVLEEDLNLINLDVSSLRGEDNAGYFAVRLESEYGEDRLIEVRDKRELEDILAELNVDIV, encoded by the coding sequence AATCCAGGGAACACGAAGAACAAAGCCAAGAAACGGTTCAGCTCTTGGACGAGGACGGAAATCCGCATTCCTTTATCGTCTCCGAAGCATTGGAGATCGACGAAAATCAATATCTCCTTTTGTCTCCGGTTTTGGAAGAGGATTTGAATTTGATCAACTTGGACGTGAGCTCCCTGCGAGGCGAAGACAATGCGGGTTATTTTGCGGTTCGTCTCGAATCCGAATACGGAGAAGATCGTCTGATCGAAGTGCGCGATAAAAGAGAACTCGAAGACATTCTCGCGGAACTGAACGTGGACATCGTTTAA